TTTatgttctatatatttatctacataTTCAGAAATAATGCTTGCATTTGAAGATGTAGGttgtgttttccttttttcttcgatttcagGATTATTATAGAGAATTAGAGTATCAAATACAAAAGGTCTAACAGTATTTAATtttagttttttaattttgaattgtaacttatttacatataatagcCCAACATGTTTTGATATACTTTCATTCTGACATAATGATGTTGCAATAGAACTGcctgtataattattattaatgttatataatatagaactATGAAAGTATAGTCATTTATATTACGtatcttgaaatattaattgttgTATTAAACGAATAGCATTAAGTAAATATCTTACCTGGCTGAGTTATAAAATATGGAACACCTGTAACTGTTTCTGGCGTAATGCGACACTCATGCTCATGTCCCCATATAACTAAATTAAGGAATGGTGGTAGTTTACTTTCTGGGACATAATCATTTTGTGCGTGCTGTACACGATTTTGATGcaaaacaagaatattaaaacattctggaaattcttctacttcttttagCTGAAgctgtgtatataaatataaagttcATTAATAATAGATCATATATGCTGAAATTTATGTAAACATACTTTATCATCTTTTATAAGCCTATATAATCTTTGATCATTGACATAGCCCAGGCCATACAAAGTAATTAATGTAGAAccttttcttaatattataggTTCTACAGTTAATCTGTCGAGACTCATCCATTTTCCAAAATAATTAACGAGTCCTGCTACTGATAGTGTATCCATAGAACCAACACTACTAAAACCTGTAAAAGTATACTTGTTAAATTACCGTTCATTAAAttcaacaatatttttttcttatttcttacttGGATCATCATGGTTTCCatgaattgtaaatattgGCATGTTAATGTTTATGTTTGGATCTTCGTAATTGGCATTTTTATAACGACAATGTTcaaaaactgtagaaggatcTGTTAAAAACTCCATTGCAATGTCTctgttaaattataaaaaagatttactttttatatggTTTTaagaaaactatatatatgttatacaaACCCTGGACCATAACAATATTTCCTTATTAAGTCCATACATTCAACCATAGTAGTTTGAGAAGGTTTAGTATCATGGAAAAGATCTCCTCCAAGGAGTATAAAAtcaactttatattttttaccaTATTGAAGAATTTCTTCAAATGTTGTAAAACTATCATATAGTAGTTGACCTGTATAGTAAgatgtacacatatatttttttatattgtataagaCAAATTAATGcactaaataatataattctttttacggTAATATAtcttgtaattaataaaagaatatacttTAAAGGCAtacctttatttctttcatgttGATAGCCAAGATGAATGTCAGTAGctatcaaaattttaaatgtGTCACTGTCAGATATTTCTgccattttaaatatatctggAATTTCTAGAATATTGTTATAAGCGAAACttctaacaaattattttaatttgaatcGCTTTAACAAATATCAACaaagagtaaaataaaatgaataacgaGCGCATTTCCTGAATAGCGACATCTGTCAAACtgtatgaaatatttacaatttattaaaatactatttttcattttgttaaaatattttatataaaatataatagtaattttttttaattatttacgtacagaccttatacaaatttttataaatttctatgaatttttaattttttagtaAACAAAAACCAACTTATTAATTGGCGCCAAATTTTCAAGAAGAAAGATATCCTGGGTAATTTAACCGtcaatatcaaaatttttttaaatatatatatatgtttatattatatattatttatatattattagatacacaaaacagaaaacaatacaatatatgtatatttatatatttatatatataaatatatttatatatttatatattatttatatatataaatattctcttaTTTCACTTGAGTGTACACCTTTCGTGTAACCTATTGTCGCGTCATACAAATATACCTTAAGCTGCTTCAGTTCTTTGTACAATATGGCCGTTATGTTTCTTATGGTTGCTGTAGAGGGCATTTGACGCAGGACTCTCGAATTTCTAGGTTCATGGTTAATGCACGACGCTGCGCAATACGAAAAACCTACTTCAATAGTAAAAAAGTGATAAGAAATAACGTTCTAATTTCAATATGGACTTTCGTCGCACCCTGACCACCATGAAGACATAAATGGCGTTGGCATCAAGAACTCTCCGTTGCTTTGTTCACTACCAATCGTTTGAAACGAGAAACGAAAATTTCAAGTCAGTGCTGGCAActttttacttcattttatGTCCATTTTAACGAGAAATGTATGCAACAATTTTGTTTAGTAGTCGgcaataatattgttaggGTTATTAGATCTTGCCGGTTACTTATAAATGTGCGCAATGCGGCATGATTGTTGATCGTATGTCAAAAACTGATCAACAGTTAAAAGCATTGTTCATTAGTatgttaataatgattaacaaTATGATGTCGAGCGATACACGATATtgtataatgtatttttatttcacaatATCGTTCGTCATTTATGattgtataagaaaaaatgttgCTTTACTCATACAATGTTTatcttacttttataatattacgattatagatagataatagTTTTCTAAGAGTTCAAAAAGATATACTTTATGTAGTTTACCGGACTACcattattaatctttcttttaatacttacatttgtttaatttcaataaggATAGATGTTATCTTATATCTGTCCAGATGTATTATTTGCCAATAATttccaaatattttaattatctaataaaaaatctgTTGGATATGTATGACGTAAGAATAGAAAGATACACATAGTTTTtgttaaaagaatttaaattgtttcatttacttaatttattttctaacacAATACACTCATTTTTTTAGCTATCAGAAAGATGACGGCTGATTTTGAGAAGGATATTACTCATTGCTTAATTTGTAATAGTAAAGTTGGAGTTTCTACTAGAAGcagtatacgtatatttaatgaaacttCTGTTACTACTTCAGAAAAGCCTCTTGTGGATATTATATGTACagttttagaaataaatattaatgaggAAAATGCTCATTCACTcgttatatgtaaaaaatgctacaaattatttaatgaggtaaacgtttttatttctgtctGTAATTATGAGCTTTGCATAATGTATTACAactatcaatttatttttaggtTGATGAATTAGAAAATAGGCTACTTGAGataaaacaagaattatataataattatcaaaaaactATTACTAAAATATCTGACCTATCCAAAAATGAAGAGGAATATACTGATCAtgattacataaataatatagaaaatcagACTATGGAAATTGAACTAAAAGATGAGGAAATCCCGGATCCATCAAAtgtaaatcattttatattaataatatttttaatgataatcacacgataaaatatattaaagtattaattaataatttgttttagtacaaagaaagtgagagagagtttgAAGTAGTTGAAGAGATAATGGAAGAAAGGGATGAAACAGAAGAGTCAGAAAACATGTTTGTTGGAGTAGAAGCCATAAATGAGTCAAAAAATgaacacgaaaaaaaaagattgaagaaAGTTAAATCTAATGTAAAAGATGAAACTTCTCAGGAACAGGTATTctatattgaataaaaatgatttcactgtgtaataaatattattgtttaatcatacatatatgaaatattctttCAGATTGTCGTTAGAGATGGAGTTATGTATACTTGCTTACTATGTACagatgaggaagaaaaagcaGTAGCTGATGCAAAAACTATTATAGCACATATGAAAAATGTACATGACACACGTTTATACATTTGTGATATATGTGGAGAtgatttcaaaaaaagaaatgaattatctCTTCACCTTGATGAACACGTTGCAAAGGAGGAAGGTGATTTTCAATGTGAAATATGTAACAGAATCTTTAGTAATTTACGATTATTTAGAATCCATAAGAGAATTCACTATCCACAAGTGAAATCATGGCCTTGCGAAACCTGTGGTAAAAGATACAGGTATgctatattttgttttaaacaatttaataatatttattgctctataattttacgaataaaataaatataaaaacatgtGATTTATAGCTCCAGGAATCTTTTGGAAGAACATATTAACACACATACTGGAGTACGCCCGTACGTTTGTGAGACTTGTGGGAAAGATTTCGCATctaagtatacatataaagcTCATATAAAAACACATCAGATACGTCCGCGGCCATTTGAGTGCTCACAatgtaataaaacatttttgagTCAACAAAATCTTAATCAACATGAAAGAACTCATAATGGTGTTAAAGATTACGTATGCCATCAGTGTGGTAAGGCATTTGGATCACCGCATAACTTAGAAGTACATAATATTGTACATACTGGATATAAACCATATATATGCAGAATGTGTGGGAAGGCATTTGCTCGGAAAGCAGAAATAAGAGATCATGAACGCACTCACACAGGAGAAAAGCCTTATCAATGCGAATTCTGTGGGGCTACTTTTAGGTAAGAGGATAATTGTATCGTTTGTCATTTGcactttatataaataagaataaataatataataaggaattttaaatatgaatataaaacttcacaaaatatataaaatattttctagtcAAAGATCCAATCTACAATCTCATAAACGTGCTACACATTACAATGATAAAAGATACAAATGTGATGATTGTGGTAAAggatttaaaagaagaagacttctagattatcatataaaagCAGCTCATACGGGTGAAAGACCTTATAAGTGTGATATATGCACAGCAACTTTTGTTTATCCTGAACATTTCAAAAAACATATGCGCATTCACACTGGTGAAAAGCCATATTTGTGTGAGGTatgatattgattataattattattatacaggatttatattttatattacaaagtAAATTTGTTTCTAGGTATGTGGGAAAGCATTCAATAGTAGAGATAATAGAAATGCACATCGATTTATACATAGTGACAAAAAGCCTTATGAATGTTTAGTATGTGGTATGGGCTTTATGAGAAAACCTTTGTTGTATGCTCATATGCAAACTCAGgtatataatttgattatttacaaatacagaagatataaatattgttgtatatattccttttacctttataatttaattgatatgttatattataggGGCACTTAAATGATACAATTGTTGTAAATCAACCACGTTTAACTACAGAAGATGATCAAGTAATAACAATTCCAGATGGTAATGTAGAGTTGTTAATGGACGAGACAGAAAATAATcaagtaattatttattctttatatacttatttgtGTATTGTAAAAGTTctttagttattaatatttgaaaaaatatttagctGGAAGAAACAGAGTTATATGTCACCGAATTGAAAGACCATGTTATCATACAAcatcaaaatgaaaatcaaatatataacgAAGAAAGTGTTTTGAATATGCCTGCAGAAGAGAATGTCGTAGAAGAAGTTGATCAAATAACGGTCGATCAACaggtaatattatattatgttacaatataatatatatatgatgaacTATGCATATATGATAAACtcaaaatatctataataattttgttttttatagataaactTTTCTGAAAGAGATGCTATAGAATGTAAAAATGAAGATACAGATCAAGTAGAAGAAGTATACACTTATAACGATAGCGAAGAAGGGGAAACAGTTGTACCGAATCCTGCTGAGTATAAAGAAAttgtagaagagaaaaaaaatgctgTAAGATTGGTACAAATACGATTTCCAACATCTGTATCTGAAGAAGGTAGAAGTTGGCTGAGCTTAGTACAAAATACATGAaaacttatttaattatcgctttatattataatttactgATCATTAAATGCATACTTCTACCAGTAAATTGATTTCATACATAACTAATTTACTTCTATCAGATAcaaataagttttattttatacttatatataatatcacacacataataaatcttataaaCATGATCTATATCACTGATAATATGTGgtataagattaatatatttatagagaaatatcattaaaagtaATTTCAATTAGAGAGTAAGTGCATGGAACATGTTGTTCATGTAACTACTAAGTGATTTTGTAACATTGAGCAACAAATGTATAAGTAAaacaatgtattaaaatatataatataagtaaatcTTTCAGCATGTTAAAATTGTTGTCTTATATcgcaaatataaaagaataaaatacttatgcctttatacatatgtgtatgtattttggctgtgtatcttttataaaactatattatatatatagtaacaaAAGATACAAAATTTAAACCAAATAAAATAAGTCATATAACTAGGATTAAACATTTTCTATTGTATTTTGTCATTTATACAAAGTTTCAAAAGCCTGTATACGCacgatgtattaaaaaaaaatgaatgttatttttttggtaacaataacatttattttacattggatATTATtccatataattaattatctattgCAAATATATGCTCTTCTTATCTTTGATCTGAATTAAAAGgttcttgtaatattcttatatcatAAGTTTTGTAATCTTTATGACTGAATCTATTGTTCTTTGATTAAATAAAGTATGCTATATaacataatgattttaatttgaaactattcctttatgataaaattaaataaactatAGGTAaagaaactaaataaatagaaaaaatagaaattattcagtgtttatatattatgtttcattacatttttttttatattactaaaaaaattgatatttttacgaaTGTTTCTATAAAAACAGCTACACAGTTATGTACATAACTATGATTAATTTTCAAGATACTTATttctaaatcttttttatatattttataacatgtTTTAACAAGATACTGTACAATTGACTATAAAAGGGATGGTATAAATCTGTAAAACTATTTATACCTACGTacgtaagatatatatacattgtgaACAGTCAATCAGGTACAGTTATCAAGGATTGAGCATCCAATAAACTTTCAGTTGCAAGTATTGTACTACTTATGATAGGAGTACTAACAGTATTCCCAGATCTTTTACTACTAAATGGATAAAAGCTGTCAATATTCATCTGAAGTAAATAACTACCTATTTTATCAATTGGTGATCCACAACTTCTATCTATACTTAGTCTTAATTGGTTTATATCATTACGAAGTAATCTAGTATAAAGATCTATATGACTTCCACCACCATTATGAATAACGAGCGGGGGTAtccaacgaaaataacattggCTCCAAAGTTCTAAATTAGAGATACTGTACAATGGTTTCATGATCATCTTTTCTGTTAAAGTTTTTCCATTAGCATTAAATAAAgggttataaaataataagatatctTGATCATTAAATTGTTCTCTCCAGTCCCAAACACTACGTAATATAAGCGGTGTATTTGGATCCTAAAagtatatcataaaaatattattccatacattaaaatttcaataataatctaagaagatgattaaataataatttactaaAACAaagctataattataattaactacattatagataagaaataataccGTAGCTGCCATCGTACGATCTTTTTCacaattgaaaatgaaagtgTCAAAAATTGACACATGAGCTGCATCCCATAATGTTGTCAAATATGTTTCAGTAAATTCAAATTCTCCTGGGAATTGTTGACATATTTGCCAAACACAatcaaggaaaagaagaaataatggagactaaaaatatttagcaaattcaattaaattaaaaggtAGTAGTGGACAtacagaaatatttatatacctttTCAGAGTTTGGTTTCATCATATGCCCTAAACGATCACAAAAAGGATGTCCATTAGCAACCCATTCTTTTTGTATCAGAGATTGAAATCCAACAATGGTTTGAAAATGTGGATCAAGCAATAACTGTATTAAACTTGATATAACACAACACAAATCTCTAGCTTCTCCttctgaaatatataataattagtttttttcttttttcctaataaaacaatttggatttatattatttggtAATTAAACTTATGATAAATGCAAATAACAAATGATATTTGAACTCTCAATTCATATATACCTTGTAAAACTACTGTATAACCTGAATTAAGATTTTCACAAGCTGTAACTGTTTTTTCTAGACAGTATGATACATACTTAAgccattttgtattttctaataaCGAATAGAAGTTATTGTCTTGTATCCAAAGTTGTCTAATATTTTCTGAAAGAAACCAGATCAATTATGAATATTGTCCAGTCACATTTgtatttctta
The genomic region above belongs to Vespa crabro chromosome 2, iyVesCrab1.2, whole genome shotgun sequence and contains:
- the LOC124421856 gene encoding zinc finger protein 69-like; its protein translation is MTADFEKDITHCLICNSKVGVSTRSSIRIFNETSVTTSEKPLVDIICTVLEININEENAHSLVICKKCYKLFNEVDELENRLLEIKQELYNNYQKTITKISDLSKNEEEYTDHDYINNIENQTMEIELKDEEIPDPSNYKESEREFEVVEEIMEERDETEESENMFVGVEAINESKNEHEKKRLKKVKSNVKDETSQEQIVVRDGVMYTCLLCTDEEEKAVADAKTIIAHMKNVHDTRLYICDICGDDFKKRNELSLHLDEHVAKEEGDFQCEICNRIFSNLRLFRIHKRIHYPQVKSWPCETCGKRYSSRNLLEEHINTHTGVRPYVCETCGKDFASKYTYKAHIKTHQIRPRPFECSQCNKTFLSQQNLNQHERTHNGVKDYVCHQCGKAFGSPHNLEVHNIVHTGYKPYICRMCGKAFARKAEIRDHERTHTGEKPYQCEFCGATFSQRSNLQSHKRATHYNDKRYKCDDCGKGFKRRRLLDYHIKAAHTGERPYKCDICTATFVYPEHFKKHMRIHTGEKPYLCEVCGKAFNSRDNRNAHRFIHSDKKPYECLVCGMGFMRKPLLYAHMQTQGHLNDTIVVNQPRLTTEDDQVITIPDGNVELLMDETENNQLEETELYVTELKDHVIIQHQNENQIYNEESVLNMPAEENVVEEVDQITVDQQINFSERDAIECKNEDTDQVEEVYTYNDSEEGETVVPNPAEYKEIVEEKKNAVRLVQIRFPTSVSEEGRSWLSLVQNT
- the LOC124421857 gene encoding double-strand break repair protein MRE11 isoform X1: MAEISDSDTFKILIATDIHLGYQHERNKGQLLYDSFTTFEEILQYGKKYKVDFILLGGDLFHDTKPSQTTMVECMDLIRKYCYGPGDIAMEFLTDPSTVFEHCRYKNANYEDPNININMPIFTIHGNHDDPSFSSVGSMDTLSVAGLVNYFGKWMSLDRLTVEPIILRKGSTLITLYGLGYVNDQRLYRLIKDDKLQLKEVEEFPECFNILVLHQNRVQHAQNDYVPESKLPPFLNLVIWGHEHECRITPETVTGVPYFITQPGSSIATSLCQNESISKHVGLLYVNKLQFKIKKLKLNTVRPFVFDTLILYNNPEIEEKRKTQPTSSNASIISEYVDKYIEHKLIPKALGQLTGHHKQPKEPLIRLRLFYNDEQDVFETTGLSQKYCDEVLNPMSMILFRKTADTSKSSKHSIMDDSLDDLADKFHFEDEERGWTQSVQGSIKEYFDSEENKDLLTILSVTGLNETLSQYIIKADEEAIQDVIQSKINKTKEHLKKQRLENPEEILDKIKEYRDERNKKEEEESRDVINFLSTRLSKKKRAHYNNDDDDDDDDDDHSTDNNDGNDSDDNIDDDDGDDDNEISYLGRGRGKQNAITRGKGRGRGRASSKGTLEKGSRGAKVNVTNKNNKDSFTSSVILNKGKRSVQQMQSTINQHSTTFLSQLRRPAANTYIDVSDSD